A window of Candidatus Zixiibacteriota bacterium genomic DNA:
GATCCGGACCGCCCTCGTGGATGAGTTTGAGTGCGTCTCGATAGCCACGGACTTCTTCTTCGTTGCGATCGCGGAGCGCCGCTTTGCCGAGCACGACAGTGGCGGCGCGGGCCCGATCTATGGTGACACCTTCGATTCGGTTGGAGGAAACGGCGCTTTCGATCAGAGCGTGCTCCCTCAACACCTTGAGTTTTTGGGGCGACTGCCGGGTGAACAACTCCTGCCGTCCCCGCGCCTCTCCAAGTTCGGAGAGATACATCGCGGTTACAGTCGGAAGTGTCGCCGGAGCGTTCGCGAGAAACTGAAGTGTCTTCATTGGGTTTAAATCTCGAATTCAGCCGGAGGCAGTAATCTACTGGTTGCGCATTAGCGCATCCATTAGCGCTACGTAATGAAGTATGATGTTACACAACGCCTTAGTCCACCCATATCACTTTCTGATCCCCTGAAATCCAATCCCTCTTGACAACTGAACATTTGTTCAGTATCGTCCGTATAGCTTATCTGGACGGGGTGCCGTCTTCGCAGAATACGTCAGGCATCAGATGGAATCGAATCGCACCCAAAAGGAGTCAGCTATGGCCCCCATTGCCATTGGCGCTGTCCAATTTTCCGCCCCGCCGCCTGTCCGGACGATCACGCGTCCGTTGTGTCCGTGCGGCACCCTGCTGCTGTCGACGTCGGCCCAGTGGCTGTGTTCGCATTGCGGACGCGCCTTTTGCCGCGAGTGCGGCGGGACCATTGCGCGCAGCGGCGGCTGCGATGTCTGCACCGTCTGCGGCGCCGGAAGCTGCGGGTGAGGTTCAGGAGAAAATCAATGTCTGCCCGCCAATCACACTTTCCCTCACCCCTAAACCCCTCTCCCACAGGGAGAGGGGAAAAAAATCCACACCTCTCCCTGTGGGAGAGGTCGATTCGTTCCGCGTCAGCGGAACGAAGCGAGTGAGGGAAACCCCCGGGGCAGGAAGACCATCCACATCATGAATAACAAACCACCAATCCATTCGACGATCCTGGCTCGCGCACGCCGCCTGCGCCGCGAACAAACGGCGCCCGAACGCGCACTGTGGGCACGGCTGCGAGGCCATCGTCTCGGCAGTTTGAAATTCCGCCGTCAACACCCAATCGGACTGTTCATCGCCGACTTTGCATGCATCAAACACCGGCTGGTGGTTGAAATCGACGGCTCCACTCATTTGGCCAATACCGAATACGACACCTTGCGCACACGATGGCTCTCCGGCCGCAGGTGGCGCGTTCTGCGTTTCACCAATCGCCAGGTCATCCGCAACATGGATGGGGTGCTGGAGGTCATTCGTGCGGCATGCGGCCGATCACCGGTTGGCGTTCCCTCACCCCAACCCCTCTCCACACACGAGGCCGCGCCGTGAAAATCGCGCGGCTGACCGAGTTCGGGATTCCCGAGGCATTCGTCGCCCGTTGGGCCGACACCATCGGTCCGGAGCTGCTCGACTGGCAGGCCGATGCGATTCGCCACTTCAATCTGTTGGGCGACGGCAACCTCATCGCCATCGCGCCGACCTCATCGGGGAAAACGTTTTTGGCCGAGCTGGCCGCGACATCGGCGTTGATGCGTCGCCGCAAGGTCGTCTATATCGCGCCGCTGAAGGCGCTGGTGATGCAGAAATACGAGCGGCTGCGCACGGTCTTTGGGCCGTTGGGATTCCGCGTCGTCGTCTCCACGCGCGACTGGCGCGGCGCCGATGCGCGTCTGCGGCGCGGCGATTTCGATATCGCGGTCACGGTGTATGAAAAATGGCACAATCTGCTGTTGACCCATCTGGATTTGCTGACCACGGTCGATCTTTTGATTCTCGATGAGCCGCAGTTGCTGATCGATCCCAAGCGCGGCCCGACGGTCGCGGCGATTCTCGATGCGGTCGCGGCGGTCCGTCACGATCAACACCGGATCGCATCGGAACGCCGGGCCGCGTTGCGCGTCATCCTGCTGGCGGCGCGTCTCCCCTATGCGGCGCAGTTGTCGTCGTATTTGAACGCGCCGATCCAGACCGTGCACCGCCGTCCGGTCGAGCTGCGGTTGGGCGTGCTCACCAACGGACGGTTTCAATTCCGCGAATACAACACCGCCGACGTCGGTGAGGAAACGCTGCCGTGGGACGATCAACTCCCTGAATCCGAGCGTCCGTTGGCGCTGTTGGCTGCATTGGCCGCGCGCGGCGAACGCATCCTGGTTTTTTGCCCCTCGAAAAACAGTTGCCACCGGCGCGCGCAGGCGCTGGTGGCGCGCCTTCCCTCGACGGTGCGTGTGCTCTCCGAAGAAGAACGCTGGCGGCTGCGCAGCGGACCATCGCTGGCCGCGCCGCTGACCGAGTGGCTCCGCCACGGTGTCGCGGTGCATCACGCCGATCTGACGCCGCATCAGCGCGCAGTCGTGGAAACGCGATTCGCCGCCGGTGATGTGCCGGTGCTCTTCTGTACCGGGACGCTCGCCTGGGGCGTCAATCTCCCGGCAACCACCGTGTTTGTCGACGCGGAGAAATACTCAGGCGGTCCCTATGGCGGACGGCTGATCCCGGTGCCGATCGACCGTCTCGAATTCGAGGGCATGGCGGGACGCGCCGGACGTTTGGGTTTGGCGCATGATACGGCGTCTTGTGGTGAGCGAAGTCGAACCGCCCCGGTCGGGCGCGGCATCCTCTGGAGCAAGACCCCCTGCGAAGCCGACCTGCTGTGGAATGCCTACATCACACCGCACGACTTCTCAACACCCCTCAACACACCGATTGGCTCCCTCTCTCATGGGGAGAGGGTTGGGGTGAGGGAAAGCGATACCGCTGGTGACAGATTCGCTCCGCTCACCACAAGCGAACTCAGTCGAACCACTTGTGGTGAGCGCGGCCGAACTACGTGCGCAAACGGACCCCGCCGGCGGCGGGGCCACCCCCCTTGCGGTGAGCATAGCCGAACCGCCTTGCCTGCTTTCGGTCCCGCACGTCGGCTGCTGGACTGGATCGTCACCGGGCTGGCATCCACTGTCGCCGATGCGCAAGCGCGCGCGCAGCAATCCCCCTTCGGTCCGGCCGATCCCGCCGAAGGTCCTCCCTTGAGGACGGTCTGGGAACCGGCGGCGCAGCGTCTGATCGATGCCCGACTGGTGCAGTGCGACGCCGACCGCAGGTCCTCTTTTGCCGAAGGCCCCCTCTTGGGGGAGGACGGACGTCTGTATGCCACACCGTGCGGCTCGGTGGTCGCCGCCTCCGGCATCGGCATCGAAACCGCTGTCGCGATCACGCGTGCGCTGGAGGGATGCCGCCGCAGGTCCTCTCTTGAGGGCCACAGGTCCTCTCTTGAGAACAGCGACTGCGATCCCGCATCGTGGATCGCGCTGTTGACCACATTACCGGAAGCATCCGATGCGCATCTGCTCTCCGGTGCGCTCCATGCCGAACATCGCCGCGCCATTGCCGCGCTGTGGCGCGATCGTTTCGGCGGTGAGTTTCTCGAAACACTCGCGGAACATTTCGCCGCCGATCCCGCCGCGGTCACGGTGCATTTTCCCAACGAGGCGCCGCAGACGCGCGCGATGCTGACGGCGCTGGCGCTCGATGATTGGGCGGCGGGCATATCGACCGATGAGTTGGAGCATCGTTACCGTCTGCCGATCGGCCGCCTGGCGCCGACCGCGGATTTGATCTCATGGCTGTTGGAAACGACCGCGCTGTTGGCCAAAAACATCGCGTCATCTCGTGGCATTGTCCCCGCGTTGGAACGCGCCGCTTTTGAAGTGCGCCACGGCATCAGTTGGGGCGCCCAGTCGCTGGTGCAGGCGCTCGAAGGCGTGCTGCCCCGTCAGACGCTGTTGGAATTGATCGCCGACGGCTGGAACGATCCGGTCGCGCTCGCCACACGCCGTCCCGACGAACTGATCGGCTATGCGCCGTTGTCGGTGGTCGAGCAGATTCTCAAACGCTGCCGCCAATGGAGTCAACGTGCGGCGAGGGACACCAAGCCAGGTCAATCGGAGTCAAACACACTCTCCATAGAAAACCCAACCACTTGTCCCGAGGGAAGCCGAGGGAAAGGAGAACCCGTCATGTCACCCATCCTCCATCTCGACGGCGCGGCGCATCGCGCGCGCCTCACGGTACAGTTGGCCGGACGGACTGTCTTGCTCCGCGCCAAGAGCTTCAAATACCTGCTGGCCTTGGCGGCGGCGCGTCTGCTCTCGCGCGACGGCTGGATCGCCAAGACCGACATCGAACCCGGCGAAAACCAGATCAAGTATCTCTACCAGTTGCGCCGTGAATTGCGCATCGCTGGTGGTGCGCACAGTCGAATCGCGCGGACCGACACCGATGCCCTGATCGAAAACGACGGACACGGGCATTACCGTCTCGGGCTGCCGCCGCAGGCGATTCAGTTCGATCTGGAACGGTTGCTGACACATCCCGACTGGGACATTCGTGTCCGCGCGGAGCAACTATCCGCGCACGCGCAGTCCGAACGGGCAACAACCACCGCGCACGCGGCGTGAGAAGCAATCGGGGCCCGTCACAAGTCGTAGGGACACCCATCGCTTCGCTCCCCTCGCGTCCGCTTCCCTCGGCTACGCTCGGGACAAGCGGGACAAGCGACGTGTCGTGTCCTCGTTTGAGCACGGGGCACGGCACGCCGCTTGTCCTGAGCGAAGCGAACGGGTGCCCCTACAAGAGGGTATGCGAAAAAATCACCCGCCCAGTTCTGCTTCGAGGCGTTCGATCTCACGCAGGACCGGTTCGGAATGTTCAGACTGGGGATTCAACTGGATGAATCGTTTCCACGCGGCGATGGCATTGCGGGAATCGTTGAGATCGAAACTGTAAATCACGCCGAGGTTAAACCACGCCTGCTGCGCGGTCGAGTCGGCGGCGACGACTTCGTTGAGCAGTGAAATCGCCCGTTCGGGATGACCGGCGGCGCGTTCCATCGTCGCCAGATCGGTTTTGACGTTGAGATTGTCGGGCTGCAACGCCAGCGCGGCGGTGTAGTGTGCGATTGCGCCTGCCGCATCATCGATATCGAAGTAGAGATTCCCCAGCGCCACCCACGCATCGAAGTTGCTCGAATCCTGCGCGAGGATGTCGCTGATGTGCGCGATCTGATGCTGCGCGTTCTCGATAAACTCCGCCTGCATCTGCTCCGGATCGAATGGCTGTTGGCCGGTCGCGTTCGATGACGCGGCGGGCTGCTCGATGTTCGTCTTGACGATGTAAATCGTCACAACAATGACCAGCGCCAGCACCGCGATCATAAACGGGCGGTTGTGCCGTGGAGCGTGGCTTTCGGTCGTTGCGGCGGGGCTGATTGCCTGCCCGCCGGTATCGGCCGTGGACCTGGTATCGTCGCTCATCGTCTCAATATGTCCCAGGACAGACGGTCCGGCAACCGATCTCGCCGACCATACGTAGCAACGCCAACAGGTTGCGTGCCCCGGTCACCCTATAGTGGGACCCCTAATCCGCCGATATAAGGAAATGGCAGCGCTGTAGCAAAGCACAATCACGCAAACGGGGGAACACAGTGGGTTCAGCCGCATCCACCAGCCGACGCTCCGAGAAGCAGAGCAACGCGGGGCCGCAATCCGACACGCGCACGCAAAACAGTTCGCGCGACTTGCACATGCAAAACCTGCCGCGCCCGAACGCCGTCCCGCCGACCGCCAACGAGCGGCTCAAGCCGGTCGACTTCAACGGCAATCACGACGCCGGCGGCGGCGACAAAAGTACGATGACGACCGAGAGCCGGATCCCCACAGAGCCGCACGATGTCTCGCAAGTGCCGAAGGTGCAGTTGCCCAGCGGCGTGGCCTGGCTGAATGGCCGCGCGTTGAGCTTCCCGTCCAGTGTGCGGCTGATTCCCGGCGAGCGGGTCGCGGTGGAAGGACGTCCCTATGAAATCAAACGCGCCCGCATCCTGACTCCGAAGAGCATCACCAGATGGGCCGCGTATGCCGTTTTGGGAATCCTCGCGGCCATCGGCCTGGCGCACATCATCGTCGGCCCGCCGGGCGGCACCATCTCCGGCGTCGTCATCGACGGAGTCAGCGGACGTATTATTCCCGACGCGCGCATCAGCATCATCAATGGCCCGATGGTGCGCACGAATTCCGCGGGGCTGTTTGCCGCCGGCGGATTGCCGACGGGACAATTTACGCTCACGGCGACCGCAATCGGCTATCAGTCGCAAAGCGGCACGGTGATGCGCACGGGCGGCCTCGATGCGCAAATGGCCTTTGTGCTGGCCCCGTTGTCGATCGATACGGCGTTGATGCTGATCGCCGAGGGCACACCGGCGGAACCCGCGCCGGTCGAAGAAACCCCGGCGGAGGAAACCCGGACCTCGGGGCTCGCGTTCGGCCATGTGAAGATCGATGCCGATTTCTCGGACTTTCTGGTCTTCGTGGACAACGTTCTCTACGGCAAGAATACCCCCGAAGTGAAACGTCTGTCGGCGGGCAATCACGCGATCGTTCTGCAAGTCGATGGATTCGAAGATTTCGCATCGAGCGTCACGGTAAAGGCGCGCGCGACGGAGACGCTGAAAGTCCGAAAAGCCGATCTGACGCCGCAAATCAATCCGCTCAAGCGCGCCCGCGGCCACTTTGCCGAGGCCAAGGCGTTTCTGGAGCAGGGCCAGTGGCCCGCGGCGATCGACGAGTACACGAAAGGACTCGAGTACGAGCCGGAGAATGCCGACGCGCTGCAGTATCGCGGCTGGGCGTTTTTGAAATCGGGCAATGCCGTCAAGGCCAAATCCGACTTCGTCCGCGCGGCGCAATTGCACCATGCCGCCAACCGCAATCTGGATGCGGTCACCTGCGCGGGATACTTAATCGAGCTGGAACCGGGTGAGAGCGACCACTGCCGGCGCCGCGCCGAGTATTACATCGCCCTGTCGGAATTCGACAAAGCGATCGATGACTACAAGTCCGCCATCAAGCGCGACAAGAATGCCATCGCGCCGCGCCTCGGTTTGGCGGAAGCACACTTTGCCACCGGAGATTTCCGGGAAGCCGCCAAAGAGTTCGATCGCGCGCGCAAACTCACCGACAAGCCATCGAGCATTTACGTGCGCATGCTCATCGCGCTGACCAATGCAGGACTGGACAAGGACGTTCGCAAAAAGTACGAGGAGCTGACTCAGATCGCCGACCCCGCGTGGCTGGAGTCGCTGCGACAGGATCCGGAGTGGTTGCGCGTTCTGCAGATCGTCGACCCGAGTGAACGGTCATCGGGATAGGTTTCCGACGACACCACGCATCAAAAGGCCCGGACTCGTCACGAGTCCGGGCCTTTCGTCATTGTGGATTCCACTCGGCGTTACGGCTGGACACCGCCGCCAGCAGTCGTGGCCTTGGTGTCCGGCAACTTGCCCGACACCGCGCTGACAAACGCAAATGTCTGATCGGGACGTGCCTGCATGATGATGACTTTCTTGCGGGCGTTGCGGGTCGAATCCATCACGATCTGCCCGGTGACGCCCTCGTGACGGACATTCGACAGCGCCGCCTTCAGGCCCGCATGCGTCAACTCCGGCGCCATTTCCAGGGCGTCGACAACCGCGCCGCCCGCATCGAAACCGAGCGCGGACGATGTGATCGGGGCGTGACCCTCCTGCTCGGTGAACGCGTCAACGAATCCGCGCACCTTCGAGCGGGTCACATCGGCGGAAAAATGGGACGCTATGAAGACGCGGGAATCGTGGTCGAGCGCGTCTCCCGACATCGCAAAAAACTCCGGCGACTCCCAACCGTCGCCGCCCAGGAAGGTGACGGTGAGCTTCGCATTTTTCGCGGCGCGCATGACCGCCGCCGCCTCCGGATAGAATCCGGAAACGAAGATCGCATCCGCCTTGCGCAGTTTGATCTGTTCGATGACATCGCTGAAGTCTGCGCGTCCCGCCGGATACCCGACATGCAACACGATCTCGCCGCCGAGCGCCCGGAACTGGCGGTCGAAGTGCCGCGCCAGCGACTGGGTGTAATCGTGCCGTTCCTCCTGCATGATGGCCACCTTGCGCAGCTTGCGATCGGTATACGCGAACGTGGCCAGTGCCTCCGCCATATCGGGGTCGACGAAGCACACGCGATAGACCCAATCGCCGATGGAGGTGATCGCCGGATTGGTCGCCTCCGGCACCACGAGGGGAATGCCGACATCCTGCGCCGCCACGGCGGCCGCCTGCGTCACCATCGACGTGCTGGAGCCGACGATTGCGATGGGGTTGTACTCACGTGCCAGGACACGCACGCCTTCGGCGGCGAAGATCGGGTCGGAGCGATCATCGTATGACTGAATACGGATCATCGCCCCCTTGATACCCCCCTGCCCATTGGCTTCGGCCACGGCCATCGTCAGACCGGCCAGACACTCGCGCCCGAACGCGGCATCGCGTCCTGTCAGCGACACCACAGCGCCGATGGTAATCGTGGGTTTGTCCTGGGCCGTACTTGTGCCCACGACCAGCAATGGGATGACCAGAGCGAGACAGAGGATACTGACCCCGTGTATGTTCAGTCGTCGCGACGTCCGACTCATGGAAGCACCTCCGGTTCTATCTGCAAGATTAAGGCAGAAAACACGTTCGGCAAGTGCATTCTGCTAACACAAGGAGACCGCGGCACTTGCGGGCGATGTTGCAGCGACCCATTTTGACGCGCGCGAGTGACATTGTCAATACAAACGGCTGTACGCCATATGATTAACTTGATAAATTAAAGTAATAGATCACACAATGATTCCGGTCAGAACCACTCCGGCATGAAGCACACCTGCCGTGGAAATGCACGCTCCAAAATCTCAACAGCTCCGGCGTTGGCTGTCAGCCGCTTTTGCTGTACCAGCTCGGCTGTTACCAGGTGTCCGGAGTAGAGCACACTCCACGCCGCGATCTCGCCGCTCGCCCGCGGCACTCCGCGTTTCGTCGTCCGACTGCGCGTGACACGGGCGCGTCCGCCGCTCCAGCGGATGAGCCAACGGCCGTCGTTCCACTCGCTGGTCGGATCCCCTTGCACATCGGCGCTTACCGCGCCGTCGAGGTCAGCCGGATACCGTCGTTCTTCGATGGCGCGTTTAAAGTCAATGAGCTTAAACTGTATCTTGCTGACCAGCCGCACGTCGGCGATGGGATTAGACAGAAAATCGAGAATCGGGAAGTCGACGGGCAAAAACCACGTAATCTGTCCCGCGTGATCGCGGTAGCTGCGCAGCAATTGCAAAATCGCCGATAAGGCGTAGTCATCGGCCCAGACCGCTTCCTTGACCGCGAGCTTGCGTCCGACCGGGGAAAGCTCGTCCCGCGTTGGCCATCGCGCCGGCGGCGGTTCGATGTCCATCTCGCTGATGACATAGCCGATCGGCTGTGATGCCCGTAAGACCAGATGGACGCGTCGGAGCCCCTGCCGTGCCAACAGCCAGCGAAAACTCCAATACCGCCGATCCCGGGTCACCGGACCCAGGTATCGCCGCCCGAACGCACGCTGCAGCATGTCCAATGTCTTCCATTCGGCCGTCCCATCGACCTCGCGCACCCGGATGCCGCGCAACGTTACCGGCGCGATCTGTGCGGGGGCGAACACGGCATCCCAGTGATGAAACACGTCGGCGTACCCCATGCGCGCGTAAAAATCGTGACGGAAAGGCATGAGTGCCGACAGGGCATATCCCGCCTTGCGCAACTCGGCGTGCGCGCGCGTCATCATCTCCCGCGCCAGTCCGCTGTTGCGATACTCCGGAGCCGTCGCCACCGCTGCGACACCCGACATCGGTACAAACTGTTCACCCACGCGCATCCGGAAGGGGTAGCACCACATCCCCGCCGCCAGTGTGTCGCCGTCCGACGCGCACCAGGCGGTGTCCAGATGCTTCGACATAAAGTCGATGTATTTGTGCCTGTAATCTTCGCTGAGTCCGAAACAGTAGTGAACCAGCCGGCCATAGGCGGGCAGGTCGCGTCGCTGCATGGAACGGATGCGGATCATGCAAAAGGTGATCGATTGCAGGTCACGAACACCGTACCCCCGCTCGGCTGTGACTACTCAGAGGAGATCGTGCGCCGGGTTCCCGGCAATCCGTGCAGGTCAGCCCAAGGGCTGACCCGCACGGAACATGGTATCGATAACCGTCAATCACAGCTCAAAAACACGGCACGTCCTGTGGACGGCGAATTCACGCAGAACATTGTGCGCCGGGTTCCCGGCAATCCGTGCAGGTCAGCCCAAGGGCTGACCCGCACGGAATATGGTATCGATAACCGTCAATCACAGGTCAAAAGCACGGCACGTCCTGTGGATGGCGAATTCACGCAGAACATTGTGCGCCAAGTTCCTGACACTCTGTGCCGGTCAGCCCTTGGGCTGACCCGCACGCGGTGCCGATCGCACGTTTACGGTTTCGGCTTGCGCGACGCATTCAGAATCCGTGTCTGCAAGTCGGTCGCATCGCGGCTGATCACAGCCGAGAGCGAATCGGCCGTGCCGAAGTCGCCGCGGTCGATCAACGGCTGGATCGCCGGGATGCGTCCGCTCAGTTCGGCGATGTCCTCCCGGAACATCGCGATGTCGACCTTCGTGCCCTTTCCGGTCGGGGCACCGGCCAGCGTGTCGGAACACGCCTCGACCGAGCGGACGGCCAGATCGAGCATGCGCTGCGACTGCGCGCCGCGTTCGCCGCGTCCGCGCACGGCGGCGTCACGCGCCGCCACTGCGAGGTTGCGTGTCTCGATGTACATCTCTTTGGCGGTGCCGTATGAGCGGAACAGACGGAATCGCTTGTCTTGTTTGGCCTTTTCCTCGTTGGCGCGATCCAGCGATTCGGTGGCGCGGCCGAGCTCGGCCGGGGCGAATCGCTCGGCCTCCGCATCGCGCGCCGCATTGACCGCGGCGATGGCGTCGGATTCTTCCTGATCGGGCGGTGCGCTGCATCCGACCAGCATCAGCGCCACGAATGCAACGACCAGCCACTGCCCCAGTGCTCGGTACGACAGCGGATATGCATGTGTCCGATTCATCGGTCCTCCCCGGCGGATTGACTGTGTCGTTTTCACCACGGCGGCGGTGCAGAAGTTCCCAGCCCCGGACCCAAAAGACAGGCATTCAGGAACAGACGTTTGGTGCCGTGGAAGTATGAGCGGAAATATGGGCTGTCGGCAAACAGAATCACCTGGCCTTTGCCCTTCGATTCGCGCGTGGCGTAGGCGGTGTTGGCCCAGCGTTCGCGCGATTCGGGCCAGAGCAGTCCGGCCATGCGCATCGATCCGGCGTCGGCGATCCGTGCCGCCGCCTGTACCGGCGGCTTGACCATGAGCGCATCCTTGGTGTACACGATTGCGCTGGCCCGTCCGGCGGCGCCGAAAGTCAGCCAATGTTCCGAATTCAGCTCCAGTTGCATGATGACGCCGCGTGGCTGGAACAGACGCGCGCGGTCATCGCGATGTCGCAACGCGTCCGCGTCTTTAGTGTCGGCTTCTTTATCCTCGCGCTTGTCGCCGGGCTGTTTACCGGCGGACCAATTCCACACCGCGTTGGAGTCGACGGTGGCGGTCCGGGCCGCCCGCTCTTCGGCGACCGCGCGCTCGTACGCGCTCAAGTCTTCCAGGACGTCGCCGCGCTCACGGGCCGCCGACAGGCCGCTGGACGAGTCGGCACAGAAAAACGCCGATGATCCTTCGGCGATGAGCGTCCCGCCCTGCTCGACCCATGTGGAGAGCTTCTTGGCTCCCTCGTCGCCGATGCGGGATGACGGATCGCCCCAGTACGACGGCAGGATCAGGACATTGAACGCAGAGAGGTCGTAGTCGGAAAGCTGTCCGACATCCAGCAGCGACATCCGTGACCGCAACTCGAAGTCGAGCAGGTACCACAAGACGCCCACCGACGTGAAATCATGATCGGACCCGATGAACATCCCGATGCGCGGCGCCCGCAAGACTTCAAACAGGTCCGAACCGAGATCCGGGTCTCCGGACGAATAGTTTGTCGAGGAACCGATGATGGTGACGCCGGTCTCCCCGGCAATCGCGCGCAGCGCCTCTTCCAGATCGGGGCCGTTCTCGTGCTTTCGCAACAGCAATGTCCCCGCCGCGAACTTCTGTTCCTGATGGACAAAGGGACGCAGGGACGCCCGTACCGACAGTCCTGCATCGAAGATGCGCACCAGCGCATTCATGCTGCGGTCATCGATCGTGGGAATCAGAAAGCCGTAGGTGGGCTCGGGATTTAACACTTTTCCCCGGCCCGGTGACGGCGGCTCAAGGACCGCTTCGGATGCGGCGGCGGGGATGGACGCCGCGTACGTGATGTCCAGATCATACGCGAGCGCCAGCGACCAACTGGTGACCTCATACAGCCGCGTGTCGTTGCCCTTCTCCACCTCGCGCCGTTCCTCCTGCAGGAATTGGGGCGACAGATGCGGATCGAACTCGAGCATGGCCTTCGCCAGCAGCCCGCGCGGTTGCTGCAGAGGGATCAGGTATGTTCCGGCGGGAAAAGTCCGGCGGGCCTTCTTGCTGTACCCGTCGACGACGTCCGCCGCAAACGACGACGTGGCGCGTATCAGTTGCAATCCGTGACGCAGTATCGTGGAGACGAAGCGATGCTCGCGTCCGGTGTTCTCTCCGGGCGCCAGGATGAATGCCCCACGCAATCCCTCATGACGACCGGTGATGCCGTCGCGGTGGAAATCGGCATAGTCCGACAACAGGCGTGCCCGGTTTTGGGCGGCGGTCTGCAAGTTGGCCAGCGAACTGACAGTCTGCTGCGCGACGCACTGGCTGTAGTGAAGCACGTCGCCGGAGTACTTCCTGACCGGTGAGCCGCCGGTGCCCGCCTGTTCGTAGAGGATGCCGATCGCGCCGGTGAACAGGGTCCAGGCGGAGCCGTACCCCGGATACCACTCTTCATGCCAGTCGCCGGTGTAGTAGCTCCAGCCGCGTTGATCGAATGCGCGTCCCTGATCGGCGGCGAAGACATCCCACCAGCGACGGATAGTTTTGGTGATGTTGGCGTTGAGGGGCTCGCGCCCCGGCGAGAACAAGTAGGTGCTGTAGGCGCCCATTTCGTGCGCGTCGACAGCGATTTGCGGACTCCACGCATTGATGACGCTCACGCGCGCGTTGGTTTCGGGATGCACCAATGGCAGCCAGTCGCGATTCAGATCGAAGAGATAGTGATTGGCCCTCCCCCACGGCCAGAATCCCTCATGCTGCAAATCGCGCGCGTAGCTGCTGGGGACTGCACCAGTGTAGGCATACACCTGCGCGAGGTAGCGTTCGCGACCATCGGGATTCTGCGACGGATCGATGAGCGTGACGACATTCTCCCGGATCCGGCGCGTGTCCTCATCGGTGGCGGCGGCCAGATGGTACGCCGTCCACAGCGCCGCATCGACGCCGGAAATTTCATCGCCGTGAATCGAGTACCCCATCCACGCGACCGCCGGAGTGCCCGAGACGATGTCCTGCT
This region includes:
- a CDS encoding tetratricopeptide repeat protein, whose protein sequence is MSDDTRSTADTGGQAISPAATTESHAPRHNRPFMIAVLALVIVVTIYIVKTNIEQPAASSNATGQQPFDPEQMQAEFIENAQHQIAHISDILAQDSSNFDAWVALGNLYFDIDDAAGAIAHYTAALALQPDNLNVKTDLATMERAAGHPERAISLLNEVVAADSTAQQAWFNLGVIYSFDLNDSRNAIAAWKRFIQLNPQSEHSEPVLREIERLEAELGG
- a CDS encoding carboxypeptidase regulatory-like domain-containing protein, coding for MGSAASTSRRSEKQSNAGPQSDTRTQNSSRDLHMQNLPRPNAVPPTANERLKPVDFNGNHDAGGGDKSTMTTESRIPTEPHDVSQVPKVQLPSGVAWLNGRALSFPSSVRLIPGERVAVEGRPYEIKRARILTPKSITRWAAYAVLGILAAIGLAHIIVGPPGGTISGVVIDGVSGRIIPDARISIINGPMVRTNSAGLFAAGGLPTGQFTLTATAIGYQSQSGTVMRTGGLDAQMAFVLAPLSIDTALMLIAEGTPAEPAPVEETPAEETRTSGLAFGHVKIDADFSDFLVFVDNVLYGKNTPEVKRLSAGNHAIVLQVDGFEDFASSVTVKARATETLKVRKADLTPQINPLKRARGHFAEAKAFLEQGQWPAAIDEYTKGLEYEPENADALQYRGWAFLKSGNAVKAKSDFVRAAQLHHAANRNLDAVTCAGYLIELEPGESDHCRRRAEYYIALSEFDKAIDDYKSAIKRDKNAIAPRLGLAEAHFATGDFREAAKEFDRARKLTDKPSSIYVRMLIALTNAGLDKDVRKKYEELTQIADPAWLESLRQDPEWLRVLQIVDPSERSSG
- a CDS encoding DEAD/DEAH box helicase, producing MKIARLTEFGIPEAFVARWADTIGPELLDWQADAIRHFNLLGDGNLIAIAPTSSGKTFLAELAATSALMRRRKVVYIAPLKALVMQKYERLRTVFGPLGFRVVVSTRDWRGADARLRRGDFDIAVTVYEKWHNLLLTHLDLLTTVDLLILDEPQLLIDPKRGPTVAAILDAVAAVRHDQHRIASERRAALRVILLAARLPYAAQLSSYLNAPIQTVHRRPVELRLGVLTNGRFQFREYNTADVGEETLPWDDQLPESERPLALLAALAARGERILVFCPSKNSCHRRAQALVARLPSTVRVLSEEERWRLRSGPSLAAPLTEWLRHGVAVHHADLTPHQRAVVETRFAAGDVPVLFCTGTLAWGVNLPATTVFVDAEKYSGGPYGGRLIPVPIDRLEFEGMAGRAGRLGLAHDTASCGERSRTAPVGRGILWSKTPCEADLLWNAYITPHDFSTPLNTPIGSLSHGERVGVRESDTAGDRFAPLTTSELSRTTCGERGRTTCANGPRRRRGHPPCGEHSRTALPAFGPARRLLDWIVTGLASTVADAQARAQQSPFGPADPAEGPPLRTVWEPAAQRLIDARLVQCDADRRSSFAEGPLLGEDGRLYATPCGSVVAASGIGIETAVAITRALEGCRRRSSLEGHRSSLENSDCDPASWIALLTTLPEASDAHLLSGALHAEHRRAIAALWRDRFGGEFLETLAEHFAADPAAVTVHFPNEAPQTRAMLTALALDDWAAGISTDELEHRYRLPIGRLAPTADLISWLLETTALLAKNIASSRGIVPALERAAFEVRHGISWGAQSLVQALEGVLPRQTLLELIADGWNDPVALATRRPDELIGYAPLSVVEQILKRCRQWSQRAARDTKPGQSESNTLSIENPTTCPEGSRGKGEPVMSPILHLDGAAHRARLTVQLAGRTVLLRAKSFKYLLALAAARLLSRDGWIAKTDIEPGENQIKYLYQLRRELRIAGGAHSRIARTDTDALIENDGHGHYRLGLPPQAIQFDLERLLTHPDWDIRVRAEQLSAHAQSERATTTAHAA
- a CDS encoding endonuclease domain-containing protein translates to MNNKPPIHSTILARARRLRREQTAPERALWARLRGHRLGSLKFRRQHPIGLFIADFACIKHRLVVEIDGSTHLANTEYDTLRTRWLSGRRWRVLRFTNRQVIRNMDGVLEVIRAACGRSPVGVPSPQPLSTHEAAP
- a CDS encoding ABC transporter substrate-binding protein; translation: MSRTSRRLNIHGVSILCLALVIPLLVVGTSTAQDKPTITIGAVVSLTGRDAAFGRECLAGLTMAVAEANGQGGIKGAMIRIQSYDDRSDPIFAAEGVRVLAREYNPIAIVGSSTSMVTQAAAVAAQDVGIPLVVPEATNPAITSIGDWVYRVCFVDPDMAEALATFAYTDRKLRKVAIMQEERHDYTQSLARHFDRQFRALGGEIVLHVGYPAGRADFSDVIEQIKLRKADAIFVSGFYPEAAAVMRAAKNAKLTVTFLGGDGWESPEFFAMSGDALDHDSRVFIASHFSADVTRSKVRGFVDAFTEQEGHAPITSSALGFDAGGAVVDALEMAPELTHAGLKAALSNVRHEGVTGQIVMDSTRNARKKVIIMQARPDQTFAFVSAVSGKLPDTKATTAGGGVQP